The Halomicronema hongdechloris C2206 genome includes a window with the following:
- a CDS encoding SDR family oxidoreductase, which translates to MAQHILITGVSRGLGRAMTEEFISLGHTIWGCARQAEPVTALQNHYGPPHDFAVVDVANQDQVKAWGQSLLERHGPPDILINNAGVINALAPLWQVPPAEFDRVIDVNIKGVANVLRQFVPAMVQRGRGIIVNLSSGWGRSTSPQVAPYCTSKWAIEGMTRALAQELPATMAAVPLNPGIIHTDMLEVCYGDEAASFTALQQWKKQVVPFILQLSPKDNGRPLTVPGG; encoded by the coding sequence ATGGCACAACACATTCTAATTACGGGAGTCAGTCGCGGATTGGGGCGGGCCATGACCGAAGAGTTCATCAGCTTGGGCCATACCATTTGGGGCTGTGCTCGCCAGGCCGAACCAGTGACCGCTCTCCAAAATCACTACGGTCCCCCCCACGACTTTGCCGTTGTCGATGTGGCCAACCAGGACCAGGTCAAGGCTTGGGGACAGTCACTGCTAGAGCGCCATGGTCCCCCAGACATCTTGATTAACAATGCCGGGGTGATCAATGCCCTCGCTCCCCTGTGGCAGGTACCACCTGCGGAATTCGACCGCGTCATCGATGTCAACATCAAAGGGGTAGCCAACGTCCTGCGCCAGTTTGTGCCTGCGATGGTGCAGCGGGGCCGTGGCATTATTGTCAATCTCAGCTCTGGTTGGGGACGATCGACCTCGCCCCAGGTGGCTCCCTACTGCACTAGTAAATGGGCCATAGAGGGCATGACCCGAGCCTTGGCCCAAGAGCTTCCCGCCACCATGGCAGCAGTGCCTCTCAATCCTGGCATCATTCACACCGATATGCTGGAGGTGTGCTACGGCGATGAGGCCGCCTCATTCACTGCCCTACAGCAGTGGAAAAAGCAGGTAGTGCCCTTCATTTTGCAGCTGAGCCCCAAGGACAATGGACGTCCCCTAACCGTGCCTGGGGGGTAG
- a CDS encoding AAA family ATPase: MLSIPGYQIIEKVYEGVRSVVYRAYEDLGQGSIILKTFKQAYPSLRDIARFRHQYEITKGLELDGIAKPYRLERHNNIIYLILEDFGGQPIYEVIGELARDVGTFLDTAIRITQCLGELHANQIIHRDIKPDNILINPKTSEVKLIDLGLSTRFSQERQEVGNPDSLEGTLAYMSPEQTGRMNRLVDYRTDFYSLGVTFYQLLTEQLPFTADDPLELVHSHIARLPTPPHELNPAVPVCLSNIVLKLMAKTAEDRYQSSQGLIADLTYCRDQWQQSKQIYEFPLGQLDVCDRFVIPQKLYGRERERQSLMEAFERVSQGAVELMLVCGFAGIGKSALIHEIHKPIVRQRGYFITGKFDQLQRNIPYASLIQAFQRLVRQVLSDSPERISQWREQLMAAWGQNGQVILEVIPDVELIIGPQPPLEPLSPVEAQNRFKQVFLQFVGVFAQASHPLVLFLDDLQWADFSSLSLLQELLLSPSLHHLLVIGAYRDNEVADGHLLTASLRELQAQQATIRRLVLLPLSLVDGTQLVADTLGCSIEQCDQLAQLIVKKTDGNPFFLTRLLTYLHEQGLIRRHGRQWYWNLQDIRQASIPDDVVDLVLGQLRQLPAAIQHCLMLAACIGNQFDLAILAVICEQPLVRVAQGLDDAIATNLITPLADTHRIIPHLAHSDAHPSEEIRVTYRFLHDRVQQAAYALLTDEHQRQSIHLKIGRLLLANQPISDQDASLFNLVNQLNYGAPLITETSERLQLAQLNLKAGQKAKASVAYDAALAYLSQGMALLSDSAWDQHYTLTYTLNKDRLECEYLCGHFDQAQQLFQHLTEHARTLVDIAEIYGLQIVLYTTLGRFADVIHLGYEGLAKLGWSVPTTPQQVKLAVWKELLWIKWHLLGRRIPRLLQRSPLQDPVQLAKLNLMAQVIPTLYYTDMEASNLFYLKMASLSLRHGNAPASAVAYLGLGRLLGEKLGEFQNRYQFGQLAIQLVEASNSKALKCKTHFLFGGFIHPWTQPAQGDLTYLRSAYQAGMDAGDLIWACYANNVLSMRLFFLGRQLVEIESEAQRFLIHAQQVKEQYTPTFLVVTRQVARCLQGNTNSATNLSDADFDEAAHLNLLQTQPGLVGALNWYYVTKTLLCFLANDPDAALAAAQQADKTIGAAMGLYRVAAHSFYYALCCVTAYQRQRDPARRQYIWQTLQRHWQKLHRWATHSPANFRHKADLIQAEMARLKHQFPQAERLYQKAIRGAREAGYLQNEALANELAADFYDGRGLDVIGRAYRIEARYAYLQWGAISKVQSLDEAYPFLGGTLDGLFPGAGDTLTPSVSSYGSTNSQPGDLDLKSVIKATQALSGEILLDKLLTTMVHTLLENAAAQRVVLVLTYRGAPTIEAEGWSDRDAVQILQATPVGEVTHLSQHIVNYVLRTGESVVLANATEQGPFVHDPYVVQHQPKSLLCAPLTTQGKLLGLVYLENNLTVDTFTPGRLEVINILSAQVAISIENANLYTNLAALNQAYERFVPHEFLQFLERDSILDVQLGDQVLKRMTVMFADIRAFTALSEQLSPKENFDFLNTYLKRVGPVIRQHRGFIDKYIGDAVMALFPQSADDALTAAIALQQTVVAYNVERQSQGGMLPIRIGVGLHTGNLMLGTVGEEERMESTVISDSVNLANRVEGLTKLYGNYITLTGDTLGDLANPVRYQYRFLDRVRVRGRENPVEIYDVFDGDNEQQRHLKVATRTTFEQGVCLYYAEQFHEAEPIFQDVLAQNPRDQAAQLYVQRCQTYRDTGFPPGWDGVERLDLS, translated from the coding sequence ATGTTGAGCATCCCTGGCTATCAAATTATCGAAAAAGTATATGAGGGGGTCCGGTCAGTCGTTTATCGCGCCTATGAAGACCTGGGCCAGGGGTCGATCATTCTGAAGACCTTCAAGCAGGCATACCCTAGCCTGCGAGACATTGCCCGCTTCCGCCACCAATATGAAATTACCAAAGGGCTGGAACTCGACGGCATTGCCAAGCCCTACCGGCTGGAGCGGCACAATAATATTATTTACCTGATTTTAGAAGACTTCGGTGGCCAGCCCATCTATGAGGTCATTGGGGAGTTGGCCCGAGATGTCGGCACCTTCCTCGATACAGCCATCCGCATCACCCAGTGTCTGGGAGAACTGCACGCGAATCAAATCATCCACAGAGACATCAAGCCCGACAACATCTTGATCAATCCCAAGACCAGCGAGGTGAAGCTGATTGATTTAGGGCTGTCTACCCGCTTTTCTCAGGAGCGGCAAGAGGTGGGCAACCCCGATAGCCTGGAGGGCACTCTGGCCTATATGTCTCCTGAGCAAACCGGGCGCATGAACCGGCTGGTGGACTATCGCACCGACTTTTATTCCCTGGGGGTGACATTCTATCAGCTGTTGACGGAGCAGTTGCCCTTTACTGCCGACGATCCCCTGGAGTTGGTGCACAGCCATATCGCTCGCCTGCCCACCCCGCCCCATGAGTTAAATCCGGCCGTGCCTGTCTGCCTATCGAATATCGTCTTGAAGCTGATGGCGAAAACGGCGGAGGACCGTTATCAGAGCAGCCAGGGATTGATTGCTGATTTAACTTACTGCCGGGATCAGTGGCAGCAGTCTAAGCAGATCTATGAGTTTCCCTTGGGGCAGTTAGACGTTTGCGATCGCTTCGTCATTCCCCAAAAGCTCTATGGCCGGGAGCGGGAGCGGCAGTCATTGATGGAGGCCTTTGAGCGGGTCAGTCAGGGGGCCGTGGAGTTGATGTTAGTGTGCGGCTTTGCCGGCATTGGCAAGTCGGCGCTGATTCATGAAATCCACAAGCCCATCGTGCGCCAGCGCGGGTATTTCATCACCGGTAAGTTTGACCAGCTGCAGCGCAATATTCCCTACGCCTCCTTGATCCAGGCCTTCCAACGCCTGGTGCGGCAGGTGCTCAGTGACAGTCCCGAGCGCATCAGCCAGTGGCGGGAGCAATTGATGGCGGCCTGGGGCCAAAACGGCCAGGTCATTCTGGAGGTGATTCCCGATGTGGAGCTGATCATTGGCCCTCAGCCTCCCTTAGAACCCCTGTCTCCCGTCGAGGCGCAGAATCGGTTCAAGCAAGTATTTCTGCAGTTTGTCGGGGTCTTTGCCCAGGCCAGCCATCCCCTGGTGTTGTTTTTGGATGATTTGCAGTGGGCTGACTTTTCGTCGTTGTCGTTGCTGCAGGAGTTGCTGCTATCGCCGAGCTTGCACCATCTGTTGGTGATTGGTGCCTATCGCGACAATGAGGTCGCCGATGGCCATCTGCTGACGGCCTCATTGCGGGAACTGCAGGCCCAGCAGGCCACAATACGGCGGTTGGTGTTGCTACCTCTGAGTCTGGTGGATGGGACGCAGCTGGTGGCCGATACCCTGGGCTGCTCCATCGAGCAGTGTGACCAGCTGGCTCAGCTGATTGTCAAGAAGACCGATGGCAATCCCTTTTTCCTGACGCGGCTGCTGACCTATCTCCATGAGCAGGGGTTGATTCGTCGCCATGGCCGTCAGTGGTACTGGAATTTACAGGATATCCGCCAGGCCAGTATTCCAGATGATGTGGTGGATCTGGTCTTGGGCCAATTGCGGCAGTTGCCCGCCGCCATCCAACACTGTTTGATGTTGGCCGCTTGCATCGGCAACCAGTTCGATCTGGCGATCTTGGCTGTCATCTGTGAGCAGCCGTTGGTCCGGGTGGCACAGGGCCTAGATGATGCGATCGCAACTAACCTAATCACCCCCCTAGCCGACACCCACCGCATCATTCCCCATTTAGCCCATAGCGATGCCCATCCCTCTGAAGAGATTCGAGTCACCTATCGCTTCTTGCACGACCGGGTCCAACAGGCCGCCTATGCCCTGCTTACCGACGAGCATCAGCGCCAGAGCATCCACTTAAAGATCGGTCGGCTGCTGCTGGCTAACCAGCCGATCTCCGACCAAGACGCCAGTCTCTTCAACCTGGTGAACCAGCTCAACTATGGAGCTCCCCTCATTACCGAGACAAGCGAACGCCTACAATTAGCCCAGCTCAACCTCAAAGCCGGTCAAAAAGCCAAAGCCTCCGTCGCCTACGATGCCGCCCTGGCCTATCTCAGCCAAGGCATGGCCCTGCTGTCAGATTCTGCCTGGGATCAGCACTACACCCTCACCTACACCCTCAACAAAGACCGATTGGAGTGTGAATACCTCTGCGGCCACTTCGACCAAGCCCAGCAGCTATTCCAACATTTGACTGAGCACGCCCGCACGCTGGTCGATATCGCTGAAATCTATGGCCTGCAGATTGTGCTCTACACCACCCTGGGCCGATTTGCAGACGTCATTCATCTAGGCTATGAGGGACTCGCTAAGTTGGGCTGGAGCGTCCCCACCACCCCGCAGCAGGTGAAATTGGCCGTGTGGAAAGAGCTGCTATGGATCAAATGGCACCTCCTGGGGCGACGGATTCCTCGGTTGCTGCAGCGGTCTCCTCTACAAGATCCTGTGCAGCTAGCCAAGCTCAACCTCATGGCCCAGGTGATCCCGACCCTCTACTACACCGACATGGAGGCCTCCAACCTGTTCTATTTGAAGATGGCCAGCCTCTCCCTGCGCCATGGCAATGCCCCGGCCTCAGCCGTCGCCTATCTGGGCCTGGGCCGCTTGCTGGGAGAAAAACTAGGCGAATTTCAAAATCGCTATCAGTTTGGCCAGCTCGCCATTCAACTGGTCGAGGCCTCTAATAGCAAAGCTCTAAAATGCAAAACCCATTTCCTCTTCGGTGGGTTTATCCATCCCTGGACTCAACCCGCCCAAGGCGATCTAACCTATCTGCGCTCCGCCTACCAAGCTGGCATGGATGCCGGCGATCTAATCTGGGCCTGCTATGCCAACAATGTACTGAGCATGCGGTTGTTCTTCTTGGGACGACAACTGGTCGAAATCGAATCGGAAGCCCAGCGCTTTCTCATCCATGCCCAGCAGGTGAAAGAGCAGTACACTCCCACCTTTCTAGTGGTTACTCGCCAGGTGGCCCGCTGTTTGCAGGGTAATACCAACAGCGCTACCAACCTCAGTGACGCCGACTTTGACGAGGCAGCCCATCTCAACCTGCTGCAAACCCAGCCTGGGCTGGTGGGAGCCCTCAACTGGTACTACGTCACCAAGACCTTGCTCTGCTTCCTAGCCAATGACCCTGATGCCGCCCTAGCCGCCGCCCAACAAGCCGATAAGACCATTGGCGCCGCCATGGGGTTATATCGTGTGGCTGCTCACAGCTTCTACTACGCCCTCTGCTGTGTGACAGCTTACCAGCGCCAACGGGATCCCGCCCGCCGACAGTATATCTGGCAAACCTTGCAGCGGCACTGGCAAAAACTCCATCGCTGGGCCACTCACAGCCCGGCTAATTTCCGCCACAAAGCCGACCTGATTCAGGCAGAAATGGCCCGGCTCAAACACCAGTTTCCCCAAGCTGAGCGCCTCTATCAGAAAGCCATTCGAGGTGCCCGAGAAGCAGGCTACCTACAAAATGAAGCCTTAGCCAATGAGCTAGCTGCCGACTTCTACGACGGCCGCGGTCTCGATGTCATTGGTCGGGCCTATCGCATCGAAGCCCGCTATGCCTACCTGCAATGGGGCGCCATTAGCAAAGTGCAATCCCTAGATGAGGCCTATCCCTTTCTGGGGGGAACCTTAGATGGTCTATTCCCTGGGGCTGGCGACACCTTAACCCCCTCGGTATCCTCCTACGGGTCTACCAATAGTCAGCCAGGAGATCTAGATCTCAAAAGCGTGATCAAAGCTACCCAAGCCCTCTCCGGCGAAATCTTACTCGACAAGCTCCTAACTACTATGGTGCATACGTTGCTGGAAAATGCTGCGGCTCAACGGGTCGTGCTGGTCTTAACCTATCGCGGTGCTCCTACCATCGAAGCCGAGGGGTGGAGTGATCGAGATGCCGTTCAGATTCTGCAAGCAACGCCAGTGGGCGAGGTGACGCACCTCTCTCAACATATTGTCAACTATGTGCTCAGGACTGGAGAGAGTGTCGTATTGGCCAATGCGACCGAGCAGGGTCCCTTTGTCCACGATCCCTATGTGGTTCAGCATCAGCCCAAGTCTCTGCTGTGTGCGCCTCTAACGACCCAGGGTAAGCTGCTGGGCTTGGTGTATTTAGAAAATAACCTGACCGTTGATACCTTTACCCCCGGTCGCTTGGAGGTGATTAACATTCTCAGTGCCCAGGTGGCAATTTCCATCGAGAACGCCAATCTATATACCAATTTAGCAGCCCTCAACCAGGCCTACGAGCGATTCGTGCCCCATGAGTTCCTACAATTTCTAGAGCGAGACAGCATCCTCGACGTGCAACTTGGCGATCAGGTGCTTAAACGGATGACGGTCATGTTCGCCGATATCCGTGCCTTTACTGCCCTCTCGGAGCAGCTCTCCCCCAAAGAGAACTTCGATTTTCTCAATACCTATCTGAAACGGGTAGGGCCAGTCATTCGCCAGCACCGCGGCTTCATCGATAAGTACATCGGCGATGCCGTCATGGCATTATTTCCCCAATCTGCAGACGATGCTCTGACGGCAGCCATTGCCCTGCAGCAGACGGTCGTTGCCTACAATGTCGAGCGGCAATCTCAAGGGGGGATGTTGCCCATACGCATTGGGGTTGGTCTTCATACCGGCAACCTGATGTTAGGGACCGTAGGAGAAGAGGAACGCATGGAAAGCACGGTGATTTCCGACTCAGTCAACTTGGCTAACCGCGTTGAGGGACTCACTAAGCTCTACGGCAACTATATTACCCTCACCGGCGATACTTTAGGGGATTTAGCCAATCCAGTGCGCTATCAGTATCGCTTTTTGGATCGAGTCCGGGTGCGGGGGAGGGAAAATCCGGTGGAAATCTATGATGTCTTTGATGGCGACAACGAGCAACAACGCCATCTGAAGGTGGCTACCCGCACTACTTTCGAACAAGGGGTGTGTCTCTACTACGCCGAGCAGTTTCACGAGGCAGAGCCGATTTTTCAAGACGTCTTAGCGCAAAATCCCCGAGATCAAGCGGCCCAATTGTATGTTCAACGGTGCCAGACCTATCGCGACACAGGGTTTCCGCCGGGCTGGGATGGCGTGGAACGGTTGGATTTAAGTTAA
- the metH gene encoding methionine synthase gives MVTAFLERLQSPDHSVIVFDGGMGTNLQVQNLTADDFGGPQYEGCNEYLVITKPEAVAKVHRDFLEAGADVIETDTFGGTSVVLAEYDLADRAYEINRAAAQLAKQVAADCSTPDKPRFVAGSMGPGTKLPTLGHIDFDTLKGAYVEQAQGLLAGSVDLLIVETCQDVLQIKAALNAIMEVFEAGARRVPLMVSVTMEQQGTMLVGTEIAAALTILEPYPIDILGLNCATGPDLMKDHIKYLCQHSPFVVSCIPNAGLPENVGGQAVYRLTPMELRMALMHFVEDLGVQIIGGCCGTRPEHIQQLAEIAQDLHLKQRPVRLALQPSQEPWPEPRPRLNYVPAAASIYSPQPYDQDNSFLIIGERLNASGSKKCRETLNAEDWDGLVALGRSQVREGAHVLDVNVDYVGRDGERDMHELVSRLVTNVTLPLMLDSTEWTKMEAGLKVAGGKCILNSTNYEDGEERFLKVLELAKRYGAGVVVGTIDEEGMARTAEKKFQIAQRAYRAALEYGIPAHELFFDTLALPISTGIEEDRGNGKATMEAVGLIRENLPGCHIVLGVSNISFGLNSAARVALNSVFLHDAMERGLDAAIVSAAKILPLAKIEPEHQQICRDLIYDRRQYDGDICTYDPLTKLTTLFAGKSVKKKEAIAKDLPIEEQLKQHIIDGERIGLEEALEKALKTYEPLDIINTFLLDGMKVVGELFGSGQMQLPFVLQSAETMKAAVAYLEPLMEKSDSDGSGKGIVVIATVKGDVHDIGKNLVDIILSNNGYKVVNLGIKQPVDAIIQAYRQHNADCIAMSGLLVKSTAFMKDNLEVFNEQGITVPVILGGAALTPKFVYQDCQNTYKGKVVYGKDAFSDLHFMDKLMPAKAATNWDDLQGFLDEVDAQAGGEDKAEQAVANREQQGDSSGQPVEGKEQVDATTALPDTRRSEAVDLTMPRPTPPFWGTRILNPEHIPLDEVFWYLDLQALFVGQWQFRKQKGQSREEYEAFLQETVHPILAEWTQRVQTEALLHPQIIYGYFPCLAAGNSLHIYDPSVVDGKMAPPEPIAIFDFPRQKSMRRLCIADFFLPKELAQPGQFDVFPMQAVTVGEVATAYAQQLFQSDRYTDYLYYYGLSVQTAEAMAEWCHARIRQELGYGDQEPATIREVLQQRYQGSRYSFGYPACPNIQDQAVQLELLACDRIGMTMDESEQLYPEQSTTAIIAYHPVAKYFST, from the coding sequence ATGGTCACTGCCTTCCTCGAGCGACTCCAAAGTCCAGACCATTCCGTGATCGTTTTCGATGGCGGCATGGGTACCAATCTACAGGTGCAGAACCTCACTGCCGACGACTTTGGCGGTCCCCAATACGAGGGCTGCAATGAATATTTGGTGATCACCAAACCAGAGGCGGTGGCCAAGGTGCACCGAGATTTTCTAGAGGCCGGTGCCGATGTGATTGAGACGGACACCTTCGGCGGTACCTCGGTGGTGCTGGCGGAGTATGACCTGGCGGATCGAGCCTATGAGATCAATCGGGCGGCGGCTCAATTGGCTAAGCAGGTGGCGGCAGACTGTTCTACCCCGGACAAGCCCCGCTTCGTGGCTGGATCGATGGGACCCGGCACTAAGTTACCCACCCTCGGCCATATTGACTTCGATACCCTCAAGGGGGCCTACGTAGAGCAGGCCCAAGGGCTATTGGCTGGCAGCGTTGACTTGCTGATCGTCGAAACCTGCCAAGATGTCTTACAGATTAAGGCGGCCCTGAATGCCATCATGGAGGTGTTTGAGGCCGGTGCCCGGCGGGTTCCCCTAATGGTCTCGGTGACCATGGAGCAGCAGGGCACCATGCTGGTGGGCACCGAAATCGCAGCCGCCCTGACCATCCTGGAACCCTACCCTATCGACATCCTGGGCTTGAACTGTGCCACCGGCCCAGACTTGATGAAGGACCACATTAAATATCTCTGCCAGCATTCTCCCTTCGTGGTGTCCTGTATTCCCAATGCTGGGCTGCCTGAGAACGTCGGGGGGCAAGCAGTCTATCGCCTGACGCCGATGGAGCTGCGCATGGCCCTGATGCACTTCGTCGAAGATTTAGGGGTACAAATCATTGGCGGCTGCTGCGGTACCCGGCCCGAGCATATTCAGCAGCTAGCCGAGATCGCCCAGGATCTGCACCTGAAGCAGCGTCCCGTACGGTTAGCGCTACAGCCCAGCCAGGAACCCTGGCCAGAGCCTCGGCCTCGCCTCAACTATGTGCCAGCAGCGGCTTCGATCTACAGTCCCCAACCCTACGACCAGGACAATTCCTTTTTGATCATTGGTGAGCGGCTGAATGCCAGTGGCTCTAAGAAATGCCGGGAGACGCTGAATGCCGAGGACTGGGATGGCCTCGTGGCCCTGGGCCGCTCCCAAGTGCGGGAGGGGGCCCATGTCCTGGATGTGAATGTGGACTATGTGGGCCGGGATGGCGAACGGGATATGCATGAGTTGGTATCTCGCCTAGTCACCAATGTCACCCTGCCGCTGATGCTCGACTCCACCGAGTGGACCAAGATGGAGGCGGGCCTGAAGGTAGCCGGAGGTAAGTGCATCCTCAACTCTACCAACTACGAGGATGGGGAAGAACGCTTCCTGAAGGTGCTGGAGCTAGCCAAGCGCTATGGGGCTGGGGTGGTGGTGGGCACCATCGATGAAGAGGGCATGGCCCGTACCGCTGAGAAAAAATTCCAGATCGCCCAGCGGGCCTATCGAGCCGCCTTGGAGTATGGCATTCCAGCCCATGAACTCTTCTTTGATACGCTAGCGCTGCCGATTTCCACCGGTATCGAAGAGGATCGGGGCAATGGTAAAGCCACCATGGAGGCGGTGGGCTTAATTCGGGAGAATTTGCCTGGCTGCCATATTGTGCTGGGGGTCTCCAATATTTCCTTTGGTCTCAATTCTGCGGCCCGAGTCGCCCTCAACTCGGTGTTCTTGCATGATGCCATGGAGCGCGGCTTAGATGCGGCCATCGTCAGTGCCGCTAAAATCCTCCCCCTGGCCAAGATTGAACCAGAGCACCAGCAGATCTGCCGAGATTTGATCTACGACCGCCGCCAGTATGACGGCGATATCTGCACCTATGACCCGCTGACTAAGCTGACAACGCTGTTTGCGGGCAAGAGTGTCAAGAAGAAGGAGGCCATCGCCAAGGATCTGCCCATTGAAGAACAGCTGAAGCAGCACATCATCGATGGCGAGCGGATTGGGTTGGAAGAGGCCCTGGAAAAGGCCCTCAAGACCTATGAGCCCTTAGATATCATCAATACATTTTTGCTAGACGGCATGAAGGTGGTGGGGGAACTGTTTGGCTCCGGCCAGATGCAGTTGCCTTTTGTACTGCAATCAGCGGAAACCATGAAGGCTGCGGTGGCTTATTTGGAGCCCCTGATGGAGAAGTCGGACAGCGATGGCTCCGGTAAAGGCATCGTGGTCATCGCCACCGTTAAGGGAGATGTCCATGATATCGGCAAGAATCTGGTGGACATCATCCTGTCGAATAACGGGTATAAGGTGGTGAATCTGGGCATTAAGCAGCCGGTGGATGCCATTATCCAGGCCTATCGCCAGCATAATGCCGATTGCATCGCCATGAGCGGTCTGCTGGTGAAGTCAACGGCGTTCATGAAAGACAACTTGGAGGTCTTCAATGAGCAAGGCATTACAGTACCGGTGATTTTGGGGGGAGCCGCCCTGACGCCGAAATTTGTCTACCAAGACTGCCAGAATACCTACAAGGGCAAAGTGGTCTATGGCAAGGACGCCTTTTCGGATCTGCATTTCATGGATAAACTAATGCCTGCCAAGGCAGCAACCAATTGGGATGATCTGCAGGGCTTTTTGGATGAAGTCGACGCACAGGCAGGCGGAGAAGACAAGGCAGAACAGGCGGTAGCAAACCGAGAGCAGCAGGGGGACAGCAGTGGCCAGCCGGTAGAGGGGAAAGAGCAGGTAGACGCCACGACTGCCTTGCCAGATACGCGCCGTTCTGAGGCCGTAGATTTGACGATGCCGCGACCAACTCCCCCCTTCTGGGGTACGCGGATTCTGAATCCGGAGCATATTCCCTTAGATGAGGTGTTCTGGTATCTAGATCTGCAGGCTCTGTTCGTGGGACAGTGGCAGTTCCGCAAGCAGAAGGGGCAATCACGGGAAGAGTATGAGGCCTTCCTGCAGGAGACGGTACATCCAATCTTGGCGGAGTGGACCCAGCGGGTGCAGACGGAGGCTCTACTGCACCCCCAGATTATCTATGGCTATTTTCCCTGTCTGGCGGCGGGGAATTCGTTGCATATCTATGATCCGTCGGTGGTAGATGGGAAGATGGCTCCTCCGGAGCCCATCGCCATCTTTGACTTCCCCCGGCAAAAATCGATGCGGCGATTGTGTATTGCTGATTTCTTCTTGCCCAAGGAGTTGGCACAGCCCGGCCAATTTGATGTCTTTCCCATGCAGGCGGTGACGGTGGGAGAAGTGGCCACGGCGTATGCTCAGCAGCTGTTTCAGTCAGATCGCTACACGGACTATTTGTACTATTACGGCCTATCGGTGCAGACGGCGGAGGCGATGGCGGAGTGGTGCCATGCTCGTATTCGTCAGGAACTAGGCTATGGAGACCAGGAACCGGCGACGATTCGAGAGGTCTTACAGCAACGGTACCAGGGTTCCCGCTATAGTTTTGGCTATCCGGCCTGCCCCAATATTCAGGACCAGGCGGTGCAGCTGGAGTTGCTGGCATGCGATCGCATCGGCATGACCATGGATGAAAGCGAGCAACTGTATCCAGAGCAGTCGACGACAGCCATCATTGCTTACCATCCCGTGGCCAAATACTTCAGCACCTGA